The sequence below is a genomic window from Carboxydothermus pertinax.
AGGAACTTTAATTGGTTTATTTATGGGGCTTATGCGCATTGCGCGTAACCCCCTTTTAAAATTTATAGCCCGGGTTTATGTGGATTTTATCCGGGGAACTCCGAGACCCCTGAAAAAAGTATTATAAAAAATAGAAAATGTAGAATAAAATAACAATAGCCCCTAAATTTATGATATAATTTATGTATAA
It includes:
- a CDS encoding ABC transporter permease subunit (The N-terminal region of this protein, as described by TIGR01726, is a three transmembrane segment that identifies a subfamily of ABC transporter permease subunits, which specificities that include histidine, arginine, glutamine, glutamate, L-cystine (sic), the opines (in Agrobacterium) octopine and nopaline, etc.), which gives rise to MELKWSVVIDSLPVLAQGAVVTLKITVIAVSLGTLIGLFMGLMRIARNPLLKFIARVYVDFIRGTPRPLKKVL